The genomic segment CGCTACCGCAATAATGCCGGTATAACGGTTACCCTGCGCATCACGCATGTATTGCATATCAAAATCTGTCGCTGGATCGCCATCTTTATAGCGGCTGCCGAGAAATTCAATAGTGGGATCAAAAAACTTGTCACGGTAACGATTGACCGGCTCGCGACTTTGTTGTTTGTCTTTGAAGGCAGTGAGATCGCCCCAGACCAGGACATTTCCATCCTGATTCACAGCGGCCGCGAAGTTCGCTCCCAGTGCCATAGTAACGATATTTGCAATTGGCTTACCATCTGGGTCAACGACCGCAGTGGGATAGGTCAGGGTATTGCTGACGACAGGTAGTGGTGAGGGGCCTGTTCCGTCAACGGGTTGATCTCCTTTGAACCTGCCACCATAGAGCAGACCGCTGCCTAGCTGCCCCTTTTCATTCGGACCCCAGCCCAGCAGTGTTGCGTCATCCAGCAGCACCATATTATTGTCACCGTAGGCCGCCACCGCTATCGCGCCAGCCAGTGCATTGAAACGTATATCAACAACCGGGATGGGATTGAGAGCATCCAGCGTTAACCCATCACCGAGCTGCCCGTTGGCATCAGAGCCCCAGACAAACTGGTTACCATCTCCTCTGGCGACCAGGTTATGCGCATCACCTGTGCTAATCCTGTCGGCATACAGTGGCGCGGAAACAAGTAATAGCAAGGCTATTGCAAACAGTTTTAAATAATTTTTTAGCAACATTTTTCCTATCTTGAGGCTACTCTTGTGTGCGACTCTGCTATATTTGCTGGTGGTGTATGAATAATATGCTGGAATAGACTGATATTCCAGTATAAATCAATATTAAACGTGCTCATTATAAAGTGATGGAATGAACATGTAGGTGCGAATTCATTCGCACAGGGAATGGCGCCTGCTGAAACTATTTGTGCGAATGAATTCGCACCTACAATATTGCACATGTTGTATTGTCTTTAACACGATGATACTGGTTTACCTGATCTTAAAAAATATGACTCATAAATATCTGAACACTGCTAATGTCGCGCTATTCAGCATAGCCATCATGCTGATAACCACAGTGCCATCGCTTGCCCTGGCACAGACACCAGTTAACAGCCCGCAACAGGTACTGCCCAACAAGGCCAGAGATAAACTGACGCTGAATTTTCAGGATGCGGACATCCGTGCCCTGATCAATGCCGTCTCCAAAATTACCGGCAAGAATTTTGTCATCGATCCGCGCGTTAAAGGTAAAGTGACACTGATATCGGGTGAAGAACTGGGGCCGGATCAGATCTACGAAGTCTTCCTGTCGGTACTGGATGTACATAATATCGTCGCCATTGAAGCGAACGGCCTGGTCAAGCTGCTGCCCAAGGCTGTGGCCAAACAATTCCCGACACCGATTAAATTCGGTAAAACGGGTGCGCGCGGAGAAACGCAGATCACTGAGGTCTACCAGCTGAAATACGGTTCGGTACGCGATATCGTACCGATTTTAAAACCTCTGCTACCACCAACCAGTCATTTCGCTGCGCATGTCCCGACCAACACCATCATCATTACCGATACCGCAGCAAATGTTAACCGTATTCTGGGAATTGTCGCGAAACTGGATCAGGAAGAAACGGTTGGTGACACCCGTGTCGTCTATTTGCAGCATGCACAGGCCAAGGACATCGTTGGCTTGCTGACTAAATTGATCGTTTCCTACCAGAAAACCGGCAACCCCAAGGCCGCTCAGCAAAAGGTCTCTATTCAGGCAGATGAGGCTACCAACTCATTGGTCATTCACGCCCAGGAAGAGCAGATGAAGGTGATCCGCAAGGTCATAGCTCAACTGGATATTCGCCGCGCGCAGGTTTTTGTCGAAGCCATTATCGCTGAAATCAATGAGGATCGGCTGGGTCAGCTGGGGATTTCCTGGGAAGGCACCAACATAAATTCAAACGGCCAGATCAACGGTGGGACTGAATACAATATTGGCAAGGGTGGACTCCGCCTTGGTTTTCTTTCAGGTTACGTCACCAGTCTGACTGGCGATCGGATACCGGAGTTCCAGCTCATTCTGCATGCCCTGCGCACAGACAGTGAATCCAACATTCTGTCGACGCCAAATCTTCTGACACTGGATAATGAGGAAGCCGAGATTCGTGTCGCCCAGGAAGTGCCCTTCATCACCGGCCAGTTTACGACCAATGTTACGACTGCCGTACCAAGACCAACCACACCCGGTACCCCTGGCGGGGGAGCTGTCGGTCCAATCGTCAACCCATTCCAGACCATCATCCGCAAGGATGTCGGCCTGATACTGAAAATCAAACCTCAGGTCAATGCCGGCAATACCATCCGCCTGGAAATCTCGGAAGAGCTATCCAATATAAGCAAGACGCGCGTTCAGGGTGCTGCGGATCTGATTACCAACAAGCGCATCGTAAAAACTACCGTGGTGGTTGAAGACGGCCAGACGATCGTGCTTGGCGGCCTGATACTGGATGACCTGTCGAACACCGTTGACGGAGTGCTTGGCCTGTCAAACATTCCCTTCATTGGAGGTTTTTTCCGCAATAAACAGAAGCAGCAGCGCAAGCTCAATCTGATGCTGTTCATCAAGCCCACCATCATCCGCACAAAAAGTGACATGATCGGTTTCACCGAGCGCAAATACGGGGCCATGCGGTCACGCCAGCTTGATGCCAATGGCCGGTCAGAATACCTTATTAGAGACATGTCACCTTCGGTTATGCCACCACTGAATGAAGTACCTGTGGCCACCCCCATTGAGCAGGCGATGCACGCTGAGAAAAAACAGAAAAATAAATGGTGGCCGAGTACACCAGAGACCTGCAGCGAAGAGGACTTCGCCGACAACCCCTGTCCTGACGATTAACGACTTTCATAAAATGGGCCTGCAGGATAGCCACAATGAAAACGTCGTCCCGGCAACTGAGTACGCCGCCGGGATCCCCTACCGGTTTGCGCGGGAGCAGAATGTATTGCTGACCGGGATTAGTGTTCAGGAAGACAAAAGAATTGCCAGCCTGTGCTGTCCGGTCGCCCCTCCTTTCACTATCGTCGCTGAGCTGCAGCGGTTTCTCAATGCCGGCATTGAGCTCAAAGTTATTAATAAAGATGCCTTTGACAGCCAGTTGCGCAGGGCCTATAGCCGTGGCCAGTCAGAGGCGACACAGATGGCGGAGGATCTGAGTGAGGATATCGATCTCGATCAACTGATCCAGGACATTCCACAGGCCACCGACCTGCTGGAAGAAGCTGACGATGCCCCCATCATCAGGCTCATCAACGCGCTGTTTAATCAGGCCATACGCGAACAGGCCTCGGACATCCATGTCGAAGCCTACGAAAATTATTCGGTCGTGCGTTTCCGTATCGACGGGGTATTAAAAGACATCACCAATTTCCATCGCGGTTTTCATGGTGCGGTAGCTTCACGCCTGAAAGTCATGGCAAAACTCGATATCGCTGAAAAACGCCTGCCACAGGATGGTCGCATCTCCTTGCGTGTCGGCGATCATGCTATAGATGTCCGCGTTTCAACCCTGCCGACGCAACACGGCGAGCGTATCGTGCTGCGTATTCTTGATAAGCAATCGTCGCGCTTTAATATTGCCGATCTGGGCATGGACGAAAACATGCGGCAGCGCTTCAGGCAACTGACCCGCGCACTGCACGGTATGTTCCTGGTCACAGGGCCGACAGGCTCGGGTAAAACTACTACTCTGTATGCCGGCCTCAGCCATATCGACCGGAATCAGCGCAACATCATCACGGTCGAAGACCCAGTAGAGTATGATCTGGAAGGTATTGGCCAGGTACACGTCAATACCAAAACCGGACTGACCTTTGCCAGCGGCCTGCGTTCCATATTGAGACAGGACCCAGATGTCGTGCTGGTCGGTGAAATCCGTGATCTGGAAACAGCAGAGATCGCCATACAGGCCAGTTTGACCGGGCACCTGGTGCTGTCCACATTGCATACAAATACTGCTATAGGTGCTATCACCCGGCTACAGGATATGGGGGTAGACAGTTATCTGATTGCCTCCAGTCTGTCCGGACTACTGGCACAGCGGTTAGTGCGTGTGCTGTGCAAGAATTGCAAGAAAGAATCGCCTGCTACAGCAAAAGAATTACAGATGCTGGATCTGGAGAATTCCGCAGACGGCACTCTATATCATCCGGTCGGCTGCACAGAATGTAATCAGACTGGCTTTCGCGGTCGCATTGGCATCTTTGAGTTAATCGTCATCGGTAACAACATCAAAACCATGATACATAATGGTGCTGACGAACAGGCGCTGGTAAAAGAGATAAGAAAAACCAGCCCCTCCATCCTCAGTGACGGCCTCGGCCGGGTACGACAGGGCGTCACCAGTCTTGATGAGGTTTTGCGGGTGACGATGTATGATCAGTAGCAAGTTAAATAAATTAGCTGTAGGTGCGAATTCATTCGCACAAAAGGGGTTGGCTGTATTTCTATGTCCGAATAAATTCGAACCTACAATTGTTTTCTTCCGGTATGCTGTTGCAAAAGATTACATGAGATTGGTGTAACAAATGGGCGCATACGAATATCAGGCACTGGATGAAAAAGGCCGTACCTGCAAAGGTGTACTGACCGGCGACACACCGCGCCAGGTACGGCAGATGCTGCGTGAACAAGGCATGCATCCCCTGTCATTGACTCCCATCAATGAAAATACCCGACAGGGACAGACCGCCCCCAGCCGCAAACGCATACCGCCGGCTGAACTGGCCGTCATTACACGTCAGTTTGCTACCCTGCTGGGTGCAGGATTGACAATTGAAGAATCACTGGAAGGCCTGATCGAGCAATCGAGCAATCATCGCATACGATCCATCCTGACCGCCGTTCGCTCTTCGGTAATGGAAGGAAAATCATTATCCGAAGCCATCAGCCTGTTTCCTGCCGCTTTTCCAAGTCTGTACCGGGCATCACTGCATGCCGGAGAGGAAACAGGGCGGCTGGATCTGGTACTTGAGCGGCTGGCAGATTATACCGAGAACACCACGACACTGCGCCGACGCATCATGATTGCCCTGATCTACCCGGTAATACTGACCGTAGTCGCCATCCTTATCGTCACCAGCTTACTGACCTATGTGGTACCCAAAGTTGTAAAAGTTTTTGAAGAATCCGGCCAGACCCTGCCGCTGCTGACTAGGGGCATGATCGCCATTAGCGACTTTCTTCAGGCATGGGGCATTTGGATACTGCTGGCAATAGTCCTCGGAACGATTATTTTTCGTCTCATTTTCAGACAGCCCGGCCCAAAACTGGCACTGCACCATTTTATTCTTCGCATGCCATTGATAGGTAGCATAGTCCGCAACCTCAATACATCAACGATGGCCCGCACACTGGCCATCATGTCAGGCAGCGGCGTACCCTTGCTATCCGCCATGGCGGCAAGTTCCCATGTGGTGAACAACCTGGCCATGCGCCAGGCAATGGAACAGGCAAGAATCGATGTCGGTGAAGGAATGAGCCTGAATAAAGCACTGAAAAAAAGCGGTCTGTTCCCACCGCTACTGACACAAATGGTAGCCAGTGGTGAATCCAGCGGCAGACTTGATGAGATGCTGGAAAAATCTGCCCAGGTACAGGAAAATGAACTGGAGGCCCGCACCTCCATCATGGTCGGCCTGTTTGAACCGATGATGATTTTGGTCATGGGTGCCATCGTGCTGGTCATCGTACTCGCTATACTGCTACCCATCTTCGATTTAAACGAGCTGATCTATGCCAGGTAAAAAAGCAGCAGATAAAATGACGGCAATGCTTCGCTCCACCGCAATCTATCTGCTTGCACTGGCGCTGTTGACCTGGGCCGGGCTGGACGTCTACCAGCGTTACCAGTTTTATCAGGTGAGAATCAATAAACAGCAGACTCAACCAACTGAATCAAATAAAATCCTCTCACTAACGGCAAAAAACACTAAGACGGTCGCGAAACAATATCTTTTTGGCAGGCTACTGCTTGATACTCAACCAGTAGTCCTCACCCAGGCACCAGCAACAAAACTAAACCTGAAACTAATCGGGGTCATCGCAGCCAGCGAAGATGGCGTCTCCAAAGTCATCATCCAGATAGGCAACAGCAATGTCGATGTCTATTCCGTCGGCGATACACTACCAAAGGGAAATGCAACCATAGAAAAGATAGAAGCGACACAGGTGCTGCTCAGGCGGAATGGTAAGCTGGAGAGTTTGGCGATTATCAGGCCGGAACTGGAAAACAACGGCGAGATTAAGGATTAAGGACGAAAGATGAAAGGTATCCGATATTGTTTCGTAGGAGTGCCGTCTCGGCGCGATTGCTTCATAAAACGTAATACGTAAAACGTTCCTGTCGAAAATCGCGCCGAGACGGCACTCCTACAAAGAGACTTCTAACCGAATATTCACCATCGGAAACTGCGCCGATTTCGTTATTGAAACCCTGGTTACTTCAATTCCCCTGGCGCTGATCTGATCCAGCCATTGCAGCCAGTCTTCAAACACGACTTTATCAAACCATATCTTTGCTGTGCCACTCTCTTTACCGGGTTGAATCTGTTTTATCTGATCACGCAGTTTCAATTTTTTCGCTGTCTGATCGATGATTGTTAGCAAGGGTACATCAGTAGAATTACCGCTGCCAGTTTTGTTCTGTTCGAGCTGGCGGATCATATCTGCCTGTTCCTGCATCCATGCAAGATCTTCTGAATATTTAACAAGCTGCAACCGCTGGCGTTTGAGTTGATCCTGCATGGGTACCCACAGCAGCGAATACAGCAAGATACTCAAAACAACTAAAATGCCAATCCCCAGTACTCGCTGATCTCTGGCAGGCAGTTTATACCAGTATTCCTTTAACGCGTTCATGTAGCCGCCCTGCTGATCTCAAAACGTGCCTGCACCTTGCTACCACGGGCACCTGATTGTTTCAGGCTAACCTCGATGGATCTGTTGTTCTGTAACCGTTCCCGTATTCGATCCAGGTGCGCGAAATCATCCAGTGTCAGAACGGCAGTTAAATCCCCATCCCGATAATTCAGTTCTTCAACAACAACTTGCTGGCCTTTTAACAGACTGGCAGTAGTCACCAGCAGGTAGGTAAAATCATTTTCGGTAACCCGATTTTGCAGGCTGTCTATTTTATTTTTTGTCTGTACGCGTGCTCGACCAGGCAGTAATTTTGAACCCGGGAACAGCTCTTGATAAAGAGACTGCATAGATAGTTCGAGTTGTGTATTTGTTTCTCGCAACCAGACCAGTTCACCGACATCACTAGCCAGTTTTACGAAACCCGCCAGCGCAATTATCGCAACCGCAGGCCAGTACCGTTTCAAAAAGCTGTGCTTGCTGCCCTGCGTGAATTCTCCATTCAACAGGCCGGCACCATTATCAGGTGCCTGCTGCGAAAGCCAGTCCGACAGACCAGTTCCAATTTCAGTCTTAATTAGCTGTTGATCTATTCCATCAGGCAGCAGAGCTTCAAGCCGTTCATCAATAAGCAGAGTTGTTTCTTTATCCTGCTCATTCAACCAGACCGGTAGATTCTCAAGATCAGTCACCGCACCCTCATACAAACCAGACCTGACCAATACACGGTTATTCTCGGACAGCGTGATGACTGCAGTCCCGGGCTTCGCGCCCGGCAACAGAAAATAATCAGGCAACATGGCATCAACACTGATACCGGCTTCATGAATCTGCTGCAGCCAGGAAGTCATCAATTCGCGGCTGACGTAAGCAAAAGTAACCCTGTTTTCTTCTCCCGTATGCAGCAGCAGAAAATGCAAATCATCAACCGAACTGATCACACTGTCTTCAATAGCATAGGGAATCGCCGCCATCAGCCTCGCCCGGTTCCTCACTGGGATCGCCTCAACCCGAGTCACCACCTGCTCACCCCGCACAACCGCCACACAACGCTGCCCGTCAACAGGCAGCTCAGACAGAGTTTCAACCACACCGGAATTCTCGACGCCTTTAGTGCCAAGGTTTACCCATTGGTAGGGGGAGGATGTTGTGAAGTAGAGGGCCATGGGGTTAAGGTTAAAGGTTTAAGGGGTGAGAGGAAAGGTTAAAGATAAAGGATCAAAGATGAAGGATTTAGAGAGTATTGTCTGGGTGTTGTCTTTCCCCTGTTTTTAAAGAACCGGCCTCCGCCTAACCACCCCAATCTTCCCATTCTTCCTTTCAACCAGGCTATTAATTTTAGCCCTTGTCCTGCCGATTTCCGTACTGCTTTTTATCAGAAAATAGCTGCTCTGGTTCGTTATCAGGGGAGTGGCAATATCCTGTTCGCCTGCCATCATATCATGTTGCAGAAATTCCTCTACCGTATAGCCATTAGCCTTTGGGCGATCGCTGACCAGTCTCTGGCTCTCATCAATCGATAAAAGATTCTTACCTAAAATACGCAGTAAACCTGCGGGGGCGGTATTTATATTGATGCGGATATTGTTGGCAGGCAGTGCTGCAATAAACGGGGCGAGCTTCTGCACCGTTTTTTTGTCAAAACCTTTCACCTGCAGCAATTCAGAAATATCGCTGAAAGCACGATTCGCTGCGCGATAGGGTGGTGTCATATTGAGGTATTCGATATCTTCTGCACCGCTGGTACTTCGTACATCCTGATCAGGATCCAACCAGTCCAGCACTGCATCAGACAACAGGGGATTCAACTCCAGAGAAATCAGCAGCCGGCGAAAGGCCTGCGTCCAGATCCGTGGATCAGGTTTGTTACCCGTTTGTGGTGGAATAATGCGGGATTCGTCTATCATATTATTCAGGTTTAGCCGTCCCTGCATATCCTCAATTACGGTCTGCAGGCTGCCCTGTTCGATTTCAACGCCCGGTCCCAGGCTATTCCAGGCTTCTCCCGGGTGATCGCTCTTGCTCTCCAGACTATCTTTAATCAGCACACTAACCGCCCAGGCCTCTGAGCCCAGCAGGGTCTGCCAGGCCTGGCTACTGTTTCGGGTGTTTTCTGTTGTACGCAGTTGCAGCAGTATATCTTCAGACAACCATGCGGCTGTAGTGATCATTATGACCAGGATAAACAGCACAATGAGCAGTGCCATTCCTTTTGATGTACTCTTTCTACAATGCATGTTTTATCTCGAAGACACGCCGGTACTGCTTACCGTTCGCCATACGAATCTGCCATTCCACCCCATCAGGCAACTTGTCTACAGCTTCCCAGCTTGACGAAGACAGCATCGATCCATTGAGATTCTGTAGCACGTTCACGGTGATACTCTCCACATCCGTCAACAACAGATGTTTTATCTCGCGCGCACCCTGATCACGATCCAGCACCCGCCAGTTTATCCGTATGAGATCGCCATTTTCCCAACGGTAGGCCGCACGCTGCAACGTACTTTCTCCTGCCAGCGTGACATTGCGCCGTGCCGTGGTAAAACGCAGCAGTTCACCGGCAACATTTATATTATTGAGAATTAATAACGGTTCCTGATCACCGTAAGCATCACGCACGATACGCTGCGACATGAAGCGCATATCCTGCTCCAACAGACTGAACGCAAGCTGCAGTTGCCTCAGCTCATCGAGCTCTGCCTCCAGCACAGCACTATTATCAAGAAAGCGATTAAGGCTGGCATAACTGACCACGGCAATGACGGCAAAGATACCGATAGCGACGACCATCTCTAACAGGGTGAAGGCGCGGCTATGTTTCATGTGCAAAATCACTCTGTAGGTGCGACAAATTCGCACACCCCTGCCTCGAAAAAGAACTTTGTCCGAATGAATTCGGACCTACAATATTACCCCAGCAAAGCATCCCTGTAGGTGCGAATTTATTCGCACAAAGAGGTTTGGTCTTGCTCCGTGTCCGAATGAATTCGAACCTACAATTGTTTTCTTCCAGGGAGATGGAGGTGACATCAGAACTGTTAGCGCTATATTTCATGGCGCCTCTCTTTTGATCGACGGGCTGACTGGCGGGGGCTGGCCTCCGTCCGGACCCGGCGCGGGGGCGATCTCTGTGTTTATAACTTCCGGTGTATCCAGTAAGTAACCCGTCAACATGCCGGCCTCTTCTGTCTCATCCCTGTCAGTAAAGACAACAACATCCAGGCGAAAAAGTAAGGGGTCTGCGGTAGTGCTTGTAGTTTCTCGAAAATACCAGACTCTTTCAGCCATCTCTTCTGATCCTTGCTCCGTACCGGGAACAGGCTTAATAGCTAGTATTCTGAGTGTTTCAAGGCGGTTGGCGGCCACCCAGTTGGCGACCATGCGCTGCTCTAGTGTGGCAGTAGTCTCTGCATAGCCGGTAATGGCTCGCGAGACTGCAAGTATGCCGACAGCAACAATACCGAGCGCGATAATGACCTCAAGCAGCGTGAAGCCCTGACACAATCCTGGTCGTTTACTGCACTGCACTGATTTCCATTTTCCGCTTCTCATTGGTGAGAACCCTGTAACGCACCTCTTCAAGATCAAACTCTGCGGAGAATGGTGTCATGAAACCATCAGGCTCGCAACGAAGGTATGCCTTATCTTCATCCGAAGAAGTGTCTTCAACATCAAGATTCAGGCTAATACCTTCAGGCAACTGACGCAGACGAAAAATATCATCCTGCTTAACTGCCTGCCACTCAGCATTGTCAAAAACAACAAATTTATACGCCGTCGCACCTTCATCAGTCAGCGCAAGCACCCTGCCCTGGGTAATACTCTCCTGGCACATTTGATCAACCAATGCGACAAAACGGCGCGCCTCCTTTTCAACAATTTGAGATGGATCACGACGAAAATTGATCGATACGATACCGACCGTTAGTGCGATCAGGAAGACTACGATCATGATTTCGAGGAGAGTGAAACCTGATTGTTTCATAAAGGAATGATTTATGTTTTACGATTTACGTATTACGGAACTTCAAGTAAATTGAATCAGTGGCGGCCTGCATGTTACGTAAACCGTAAAACATAACACGATCAGTTGGCATCCCAATTCCCAATATCTGCCGCGCCTTCTTCCCCGCCTTCCACGCCATCGGTGCCATAAGACCAGATTTCAAATTCCATGCGTTCACCGGGATAGAGATATTGATACGGGTTACCCCAGGGATCCTGTGGCAGGCGTTCGATATAACCGTCTTTTTTCCAGTGTTTGGGCACCGGGTCTCCGGTAGGGCGCGTTACCAGCGCCGCCAGGCCCTGGTCTGTGCTCGGATAGGTGAAGTTATCCAGCTTATAGAATTTAAGTGCGCTGGCAAGTGCCTGAATATCGCTTTGTGCCTTGGCAATAAATGCCTGTTCCTGCCGCCCCATAACACGAGGTAGCACAAGCGTCGCAAGCAGGCCGATGATGACAATCACGACCATGATTTCGATTAGAGTGAATCCTTTTTGTTTCATGGGATTAGGTTTTAAGTTCCAAGTTCCAAGTTCCAAGTTCCAAGTTCCAAGTTCCAAGTTCCAAGTTCCAAGTTCCAAGTTCCAGGGTAGTATAGTTGGGTTTTCTTTTTTAATCTTTCGTCTTTCGTCTTTCGTCTTTAACCTTTCCCCTTTCCCCTTGTCTTTTCATCCTTTCCCCCTCTTACCTGACATCCGGTATAAACTTCACGACAAATAATCCCAGTCTTAAGAAAGCTTTAAGATTCAGTCTGTAGTCTGATACCTACGGCATCATCAAATATCAGCCTGGGATTTATTCTTCCCCGCATGCCTGGCAAAAGTAAAAGCAGACTCTCTCCTGTTCAGCTTAAAAAACGATATTTGGTAACCCTCTAAGTGAACATTCACCCACGTTCCTGCGTGGGTTTTTTTTGTTGTGCGAATGAATTCGCACCTACAAAAACCATCGAAATCCCGATGATTTGGACAAGATCCTCTACATCCTGCGGAATATCAACGTCGCATTCGTCCCACCAAAACCAAAACTGTTCGACATAATGGTATTCAACTCAATATTATTTTTCATTTCACTCACTATCGGCACACCTTCTGCGCCTTCATCAATCTCTGTAATGTTGGCTGATGCGGCAATGAAGTTATTTTGCTGCATCAACAATGAATAGATGGCCTCATGTACTCCTGCTGCACCCAGTGCGTGACCGGAAAGAGATTTGGTTGAGGTGATCATTGGTATATCCATGTCGCTAAATGTTTTTTTCACTGCTTCCAGTTCACGGATATCACCCACCGGCGTACTGGTACCGTGAGCGTTGATATAGTCCACTGGCGTATCAACCATTGCCATGGCCTGCTGCATGCAGCGTACAGCACCTTCGCCGGATGGCTGCACCATGTCGTAGCCGTCTGAAGTAGCACCGTAGCCGACCAGCTCGGCATAGATTTTGGCACCACGTGCCCTGGCATGTTCCAGTTCTTCAATTACCAGCGTACCGCCACCACCGGAGATGACAAAACCATCTCGACTTGCATCATAAGGACGTGAGGCCGTTTCAGGGGTTTCGTTATACTTTGATGACAGCGCACCCATGCCGTCAAACAGGACTGATTGTGTCCAGTCGACTTCTTCACCACCGCCTGCGAACACAACATCCTGTTTGTCGAGCTGAAT from the bacterium BMS3Abin11 genome contains:
- a CDS encoding regulator of chromosome condensation (RCC1) repeat protein → MLLKNYLKLFAIALLLLVSAPLYADRISTGDAHNLVARGDGNQFVWGSDANGQLGDGLTLDALNPIPVVDIRFNALAGAIAVAAYGDNNMVLLDDATLLGWGPNEKGQLGSGLLYGGRFKGDQPVDGTGPSPLPVVSNTLTYPTAVVDPDGKPIANIVTMALGANFAAAVNQDGNVLVWGDLTAFKDKQQSREPVNRYRDKFFDPTIEFLGSRYKDGDPATDFDMQYMRDAQGNRYTGIIAVAVGDSHLLALTNTGHVLAWGENSAGQLADGTLQPQTYPVFVRNSQNVFIAGITQVVARGDGSIAVKNDGRLLGWGSSALVVPFNNNASNSTSRQDESYAHLIADGAGNLISNIKRLALGDSHALGLTRDGRVIAWGSNSNGQLGDGTNSSVPGTATVVLSNGQQLGNIIEVAVGSSHSLAVRQDGFVFAWGSGENGRLGDGSNVDSYYAINVRGRNNGPFSLFGLN
- the pulD gene encoding type II secretion system protein D precursor, which translates into the protein MILVYLILKNMTHKYLNTANVALFSIAIMLITTVPSLALAQTPVNSPQQVLPNKARDKLTLNFQDADIRALINAVSKITGKNFVIDPRVKGKVTLISGEELGPDQIYEVFLSVLDVHNIVAIEANGLVKLLPKAVAKQFPTPIKFGKTGARGETQITEVYQLKYGSVRDIVPILKPLLPPTSHFAAHVPTNTIIITDTAANVNRILGIVAKLDQEETVGDTRVVYLQHAQAKDIVGLLTKLIVSYQKTGNPKAAQQKVSIQADEATNSLVIHAQEEQMKVIRKVIAQLDIRRAQVFVEAIIAEINEDRLGQLGISWEGTNINSNGQINGGTEYNIGKGGLRLGFLSGYVTSLTGDRIPEFQLILHALRTDSESNILSTPNLLTLDNEEAEIRVAQEVPFITGQFTTNVTTAVPRPTTPGTPGGGAVGPIVNPFQTIIRKDVGLILKIKPQVNAGNTIRLEISEELSNISKTRVQGAADLITNKRIVKTTVVVEDGQTIVLGGLILDDLSNTVDGVLGLSNIPFIGGFFRNKQKQQRKLNLMLFIKPTIIRTKSDMIGFTERKYGAMRSRQLDANGRSEYLIRDMSPSVMPPLNEVPVATPIEQAMHAEKKQKNKWWPSTPETCSEEDFADNPCPDD
- the epsE_2 gene encoding type II secretion system protein E translates to MGLQDSHNENVVPATEYAAGIPYRFAREQNVLLTGISVQEDKRIASLCCPVAPPFTIVAELQRFLNAGIELKVINKDAFDSQLRRAYSRGQSEATQMAEDLSEDIDLDQLIQDIPQATDLLEEADDAPIIRLINALFNQAIREQASDIHVEAYENYSVVRFRIDGVLKDITNFHRGFHGAVASRLKVMAKLDIAEKRLPQDGRISLRVGDHAIDVRVSTLPTQHGERIVLRILDKQSSRFNIADLGMDENMRQRFRQLTRALHGMFLVTGPTGSGKTTTLYAGLSHIDRNQRNIITVEDPVEYDLEGIGQVHVNTKTGLTFASGLRSILRQDPDVVLVGEIRDLETAEIAIQASLTGHLVLSTLHTNTAIGAITRLQDMGVDSYLIASSLSGLLAQRLVRVLCKNCKKESPATAKELQMLDLENSADGTLYHPVGCTECNQTGFRGRIGIFELIVIGNNIKTMIHNGADEQALVKEIRKTSPSILSDGLGRVRQGVTSLDEVLRVTMYDQ
- the epsF_3 gene encoding type II secretion system protein F, encoding MGAYEYQALDEKGRTCKGVLTGDTPRQVRQMLREQGMHPLSLTPINENTRQGQTAPSRKRIPPAELAVITRQFATLLGAGLTIEESLEGLIEQSSNHRIRSILTAVRSSVMEGKSLSEAISLFPAAFPSLYRASLHAGEETGRLDLVLERLADYTENTTTLRRRIMIALIYPVILTVVAILIVTSLLTYVVPKVVKVFEESGQTLPLLTRGMIAISDFLQAWGIWILLAIVLGTIIFRLIFRQPGPKLALHHFILRMPLIGSIVRNLNTSTMARTLAIMSGSGVPLLSAMAASSHVVNNLAMRQAMEQARIDVGEGMSLNKALKKSGLFPPLLTQMVASGESSGRLDEMLEKSAQVQENELEARTSIMVGLFEPMMILVMGAIVLVIVLAILLPIFDLNELIYAR
- a CDS encoding putative type II secretion protein GspC; translation: MPGKKAADKMTAMLRSTAIYLLALALLTWAGLDVYQRYQFYQVRINKQQTQPTESNKILSLTAKNTKTVAKQYLFGRLLLDTQPVVLTQAPATKLNLKLIGVIAASEDGVSKVIIQIGNSNVDVYSVGDTLPKGNATIEKIEATQVLLRRNGKLESLAIIRPELENNGEIKD
- the epsM gene encoding type II secretion system protein M; translated protein: MNALKEYWYKLPARDQRVLGIGILVVLSILLYSLLWVPMQDQLKRQRLQLVKYSEDLAWMQEQADMIRQLEQNKTGSGNSTDVPLLTIIDQTAKKLKLRDQIKQIQPGKESGTAKIWFDKVVFEDWLQWLDQISARGIEVTRVSITKSAQFPMVNIRLEVSL
- the epsL gene encoding type II secretion system protein L; amino-acid sequence: MALYFTTSSPYQWVNLGTKGVENSGVVETLSELPVDGQRCVAVVRGEQVVTRVEAIPVRNRARLMAAIPYAIEDSVISSVDDLHFLLLHTGEENRVTFAYVSRELMTSWLQQIHEAGISVDAMLPDYFLLPGAKPGTAVITLSENNRVLVRSGLYEGAVTDLENLPVWLNEQDKETTLLIDERLEALLPDGIDQQLIKTEIGTGLSDWLSQQAPDNGAGLLNGEFTQGSKHSFLKRYWPAVAIIALAGFVKLASDVGELVWLRETNTQLELSMQSLYQELFPGSKLLPGRARVQTKNKIDSLQNRVTENDFTYLLVTTASLLKGQQVVVEELNYRDGDLTAVLTLDDFAHLDRIRERLQNNRSIEVSLKQSGARGSKVQARFEISRAAT